Part of the Rhodopirellula islandica genome is shown below.
TTCTTTCTGCGGTTGCGAGACGAACGCAGCGCCCAGTCTCGCTTGGATGACATCCTCGGTAGCGAAACTCGCAACGCCATTGCCAAGCACGAGCTGATCGAAGTCATTCGCACCACCAAGGATCGCGAGCCGGACGTCGACGCGACGTTGGTCGACGCACCCGGCAACATCGGCATGCTCTATCCCATCACCCTGGGGCGTGCAGTGATTGAACGCGAAATCTTTGAGAAGGCCGCGAGCAAGCTCAATGATTTTGGAATTGAGTTGCTGGACGTTCGGTTCAAACGAATCAACTACAACGAAAGTGTCCGCAGGCGTATTTTTGAACGCATGATCAGTGAACGACAGCAGATCGCAGAACGTTTTCGCAGCGAAGGCGCTGGTGAGGCAGCGAAAATCATGGGGCGGAGCGAGCGTGACCTGCTGCGCATCGAATCCGAAGCTTACAAAACGGTCCAGCAAATTCACGGCGTTGCGGACGCCAAGGCGACCGAGATCTACGCCAGTGCTTACAACCAAAGCGACGAATCCGTTGACTTCTATGAATTCATCATGACGATGGAGTCGTACCAAGAAATGCTGGATCAAGACAGCACGCTGATTCTCACCACGGGCAGCGACATCTTTCGGTTTCTTAAGAATGTCAATCGGCCTAACAACGCCCCGGCGGCGAGGTAAGCAGGTCGGCAGGAGTCTTTCGGCGTTTGAAATGTCTTGGCAAGTATGGTTGCTTCCACGTACAACCGGGGCTAACGCCCAAACGGCTCACATGGTGATGCCCGATCATTCCTGCCGACCTGCCTAGGAACGCAATCCATCACCATCGATCATCGCCATTTGCCTGATCAGGCACGACCGTGAGAAGATCGGCGGTGGTGCATGAACTGGGACCGCGGCGCGCAAAAGTTGGTGGCCAAGCACGCAGGGCGTCGCCGTGGTCGACGACCTCGCGGGGATCGGTTCCGAGCTGGGGTCTCGCAATGGAATGCCATCCGGCGGAGTCGATGGGCGGCTGTCAGGCCATCACATCGTGAATGACGCTGCCGTGAACGTTGGTCAATCGCCGTTCCAACCCGTTGTGATAAAACGTCAATCGTTCGTGATCCAGTCCCATCAAGTGCAACAGGCTGGCGTTGAAGTCATAGACGGAAGTTGGGTTCACGGCCGCTTTGAATCCGAACTCATCGCTTTCGCCATAGCTGAAACCTTTTTTGACACCTGCACCGGTGAGGAAGCAGGTGAAAGCATCTGGATTGTGATCGCGTCCCGTTCCGTTGGATTGCAGAAACGGCATCCGGCCGAATTCCGTCGCCCAGACGACCAGGGTGTTCTCAAGCAAACCGCGTTGCTTCATATCGGCGATCAAGGCAGCGGTCGGTTGATCCATGATCTCGGCCTGCATCGCGTGCGTCTTGCCGATGTCGGAGTGTGAGTCCCAGTTCGTGATCCCGTTGCCACCCGCGGGATCGCTGCCATTGAACAGTTGAACAACTCGAACGCCCTTCTCGATCAAGCGACGAGCCAGAATGCAGTTCTTGGCATATTCCCCTCGCACCGGACTGCCACCTTCGACACCGTAGGCCTTCAACGTGGCTGCTGTTTCGCCGGAAAGATCCATCACATCAGGAACGGAGGTCTGCATCTTTCCCGCCAATTCGTAGCTCGCGATTCGTCCGGCTAGGTTGGCATCGCCGGGGTAGAGTTCGAGATGCTTCGCGTTGAGTCGTTGCAGCAGGTCAACCGTTGCATGATCCGCATCCGGTGAGAGCCGGCTGGGGCGATGCAAGTTGTTGGGCGGGTTCTTGGCGTTGAAGTCGGTGCCCTGGAAGGCAGCCGGCAAGAATCCGTTGCCAAAGTTGTTCTTGCCGCTCCGGGCCAAACCGCGCGGATCGTTGATGGCGACGAAGGCGGGCAATTCTTGGTTCTCCGTTCCAAGGGCGTAAGTCACCCAGGATCCAAACGACGGGAACCCTTCCATCGTGAACCCCGTGTTCAAGAAGTTCTCGCCCTGTGGGTGGGCACTCGTGTCTGTGTTGAGCGAGTGCAGGAAGCAGAAGTCATCGACTTGTTCCGCCAAATGGGGCAACAAGTCCGAGACCATCTTTCCGGTTTCACCCCGCGGTTTGAAATCCCAAAACGGTTTCGCAATGTTGCCTGTGGGGCCTTCGAAGGTGACCGCGGGGATGCCCGGTGGTTTTTGTCCGTGCAGCTTGGTGAGCGCTGGTTTGTAGTCAAACGTGTCGACGTGACTGACCGCACCAGGGCAAAAAATCACCAGCACCTGTTTGGCGGGCGCATCGAAATGGGCCGGTCGCGGCAAATAGGGTTTGTCGGGATCGATCGATGGGCGAATGGGAGTCTTGCCCCCGGCGGTGCCGACGTCCGATGCAAGCAGTCCATCGGATTGCAGCAAACCTGCCAGGCCAAGCCCAGCGGTCGACAGCCCGGCAGTGCCGAGGAAGCTACGGCGATCCAACAAGCGGCGACCGTGAGCGGAGAGGTTCTCTGGGTTTGTCATGATGTTTCGGTCCCGTGCTATGGAAGGAAGGCGAGTTCGTTGGAGTTGATCAGCGCTCGGCACACCAATGCCAATTCGCCATCGCGTGCCATGTTACGACATGCGGATCGCTCGAATTCGGTGGACGAACGACCGAGCAACAGTTCGAAGCAACGGTCGATGGCGAGGTCGAGATCGTCATTCGATTCGAGCAAGGCTCGTTCCGCGATCCGGTCCGATTGCTCGAGCACGAAGTCGCTGTTCATCAAGTTCAACGCCTGCAGTGGCGTGGTCGAAACCGGGCGTTTCGCTCGAACTTGACCGCAGTCAGGAAAATCAAAGGCAGTGAAGATCTGATCGTCCACTCGCCGCATTCGTTCTTGGTACAGCATCCGCCGCCATGTCTCTGACCCATGGTTGTTGACGACTTCCCACTGAGCGTAAGTCGCTTTTTCGTTGTGGATGCGATAGCTGCGACCGCCAATTCGCAAGTCAATCGAACCAGACGCCATCAAGATGGAATCGCGAATGACTTCGGCTTCCATTCGGCGAGGAGGGAATCGCCAAAGCAAGGCGGAGCCCGCGTCCTGTTGGAGTCCCTGTTCGTTTGGAAGGCTCGATTGACGGAACGCACTGGACATCACCAGCATCCGCAGCAATGGTTTCACCGACCACGCTGGCGTTTCACCATCGGCGGGCGAAATGAATTCGTCGGCGAGCCAGTCCAGCAGTTCAGGATGGGTCGGAGGGGCTCCCGCTCGCCCAAAGTCGCTGGTCGTCGGAACGATTCCTGATCCAAAGACGTGGTGCCAAACTCGGTTGACCATCACGCGAGCCGTCAGCGGGTTGTCCGGCGAGGTCAGCCACTTCGCGAATTCGCGGCGCCGTTTGGGACCGGGAGCGGTTGAGTCGAGACCCAAGTCGCCGGCGAAGATTTCTGGTGCGGCAGGCATCACTTCATCGTGGGGGCTCTCTGGACTGCCACGCAGCAACACGCGGGTCTCAACGGGTTCCACAAATCGCCCCACGAAACTTGGCTGGGGGCCTTCCTCGGACAGCTGATCGATCAGGCCTTGGATGTCGGCAATGATTTGCTTCCGCTCTGGATTCTTCTTCAGCAGTTTTTCACCGACCGCCCAGGTGCCGGTCCATGGTTGCCACGTTCCATCCTCCTGCATGATGTCCATGTCGAACTGATACTTCGGGAGAAACGGCTTTTTGTTGAGGTAGTCCGTGTCGTAAAAGTATTCTCGGTTGTTGCTCAAGCGAAGTCGGTTGATCGTTTGCGGTCCTTGGAAGTCAAATTGAACCCAGGGACGTTCTTCGTCCTTCGCGTCGAGTTTCGTCCGCCATGCCATGGTCCCAAATTCGCCATCGTTGATTCGCTCAATTGGATTGCGGCCGTCGGTGCCCTCCTCTGGGAATCCCGTGACCCGCGTTCCTTCGCGCGCATCGGCGAGGTTGCGGTTCAAACCGTGAGGCCCGAGGACCTCCAGTTCATCCAGTCCCAAGTTGGGCGTTTTGAATCGGATTCGAACGGCGGTGGTGGTCGTGGCTGGGAAATGAAGCTCTCGGTAGGCACCCCAGTCTTCTTCCCAGCCACCGTCGTCACGAAGTTTTTCGCGTTGAGTTTGGATTTGTTGCCACAATTCTTTGCCCCTTTTCCGAAGTGGGTGATCTTCGGAAAACTCAGGGTGGCGACTTCCAAACTCAACGTCTTGGAAGACGGCTGTCATCGAGTAGTAGTCTTGAATCGTCACCGGATCAAATTTGTGATTGTGGCAGCGGGCGCATCCCACGGTGACACCCATGACCGACGCCCCAACGGTTTGCATGATTTCATCCATCCGGTCCGCGCGAGCCTGCCGAATCGCTGTGGGCTCACGTCCGACGGTTGCCGCCGGAACGTGTGGTCCAGCGACCAGGTACCCGGTCGCTTCCCCGGCACCCATGGAATCACCCGCAATCTGTTCTTGGACAAATTGATCGTACGGTTTGTCTTCGTTGAATGACCGAACCACATAGTCTCGGTAGACCCAAGCGTTCTTGCGATACAAGTTGGCTTCGGAACCGTTGGTCTCGGACCAGCGAATGACATCGAGCCAGTGTTGAGCCCAGCGTTCACCGAAGTGGGGCGATTGCAGCAAGCGATCCACTGCCTGCTCGTAGGCCACGTCACCCTGCGCAGAAAAATCGCGAACGAAGGTTTCGGATTCTTCTGGCGTCGGTGGCAGACCTGTCAGAACAATCGCGAGTCGCCGAATCAACCAACGTGGCTCGGCCGGATCGGAATAGTCGAGACCCTCTTCGGCCAAACGAGATCGCAAGAAAGCATCGACCGGTTGCTGCGTCTCTGTTTTGGCTCGGTCGTTCGTTTCCGGGATCACGGGGATCTCGGGACGCACCACAGGTTGGAATGCCCAGTGATCGGATTCCAGTTTCAAAACCGCGTCCATCTGTCCGGGCCAAACGGCACCTTCCGAGATCCAGCGCGAGATCAGTTCGATTTCTTCGGCGGCCAATTGGTCGTCGTCCGGCGGCATCGCCATGTCTTCATCGAGATGCTGAATCACATTCATCACATAGCTTTTTTCAGGGTGACCGGGCACCAAGGCCGGCAAGCCTGAGTCGCCACCACGAAGCATGTGCGGACGAGAATCGAGACGCAGTCCGGATTCTTGTTCGTCTTCACCGTGGCAGTAAATGCATCGGTCCTCCAAAATCGGAGCGATGTCGTTTTCGTAGTCCACCTTTTCGGCGACACCAACGTTGACCATGCACGCCGCCAGAATCAAGAGACTCAGTGGGGCCGCCAATCGTTTTGATTGCATTGGATTTCTCACTTTGCTGCCTCCCATCCGGCATGCCATTGGGCTAAGAGTTGTTTTGTCAATTCCGGTTCTTTGTCGGCGATGTTGTTGGTCTCTTGTGGATCGCGTGAATGATCGAAGAGTTCGACAGCGATCGGGGGTGCCCCAGGATCACGATGGTCTTGCCAGACGACCAAACGATATTGATCGGTGCGCATCGTGTAGCCCATCAAATGCTGTTCAAAGAGTTCGCGGTCCCACTTGGAGCCTTGTTGCTCGATGATGCGGTTTTCGACTTGTTGAATCAGCGGGCCAAACCAGGTTTCTCGCATGCCTTGCGAGAGCGGGTTGGCTGCCCATTCGCGAAGCGCCGGGTTCGGATACTGACTGAATGCAGCCTTCTTCCAGGCTTGGTTGGGATCGTTCATCAGCGGTTGAAAGCTGGTGCCCTCCGTGTGAGCCGGCACCGGGATTCCAGCCAGGTCGCAAAGCGTGGGGTAGATGTCGACCAGTTCCACCAGGGCGTCTGTTTGGGCACCCCGAGCTTGCATGTCCGGAGCCCAGATCATCAGTGGAACGCGGGTCGCAATTTCATAGTTCGTCGCTTTGCCCCAGACACCCATGTCGCCCAAGTGCCATCCATGGTCGCCCCAGACAACAATCACGGTGTTGTCGCGAACGCCGGCCTCGTCCAAGGCGGCAATCAGTTTGCCGATTTGTGCGTCGACGTAGCTCACCGAAGCCAGGTACGCGTGCTTGAGCGTGCGAGAAAGCTCGGGAGACAAGGGGCCGACTTTGGGAATGCCCGCTCGCGTTCGAAGCTCAAAGGACGCGTGCAGGCCCATCGCGGCACCGTTCTTGGGGGCGTTGGTCTCTTCGGCCATTGGAATGTCATTGGCGTCATACATGTCCCAGTATTTGCTGGGGGCACACCAGTTCAGGTGAGGCAATTTGTAACCCATCGCCAGGAAAAATGGTTTTTCGTCTTCCTGGACCATCTCTTTCAAGGTCGCGATCGCCAGTTCAGTGTTGTAGCCATCGACGTAGCCGGAGTCGGCAATGTCGGCTTTCTCGTAGGCCGGCCCCGCAGCCAATCCGCGGCGTGCAGCTTCGCCATACTTTGCCAACATGCTTTTCATGTTGTCCGCCTTCATCTTGTTGTTTTCAGGCAGCGCGTATGGCCCTCTCGGCTTTTGGATTCCGGCGACCCGTTTCACCGATTCACGGTTCCATGACCGACCGTCATCCGTGTCGCCTTGGTGGAAAATCTTGCCACAGTAAGCCGCATCGTAGCCATTCGCGATGAAGTGCTCGGGCAAGGTCAGGATGTTGGGTTGCAATTCGCGGAGTGAGACGTAGTTGTGATAGAGCCCGGTGGTGTCGGGGCGCGCTCCTGTCATCAAGCTCGCTCGCGACGGACGGCAAATTGCCTGTTGGCAGTAGGCTCGGTTGAACAGCAACCCGTCCGACGCCAATTGATCCAAGTGAGGCGACTTCGCAATCGGTGATCCATAGCACCCCAGTTCGGGACGCAAGTCATCGATTGCAATGAACAAAACGTGGGGTTTCTCGGCTGCCAACCCAGTGGATTGCAGAATCAGGCCAAGAGACAGTGTGAGTAACAAACGAAACATGCTTCTCGGTGGGGCGATGGGGAGAAAGGATGGAGGCAGTGGGGGCGAAGGGGGGCGAGAAAGGTTGGGGCACGTCGGCTGGCATAGGCTTCCAGACGGTGATTGTTCAAACACAGGCTGGAAGCCGGTGCCGCTTTCTCTTCCGCTCAATAACCAAGCGGTTTGCCGGATTCGTACAGCGACTGGATTTCGGATGCGTCCAAGGCTGCGGCGTAAATCGTCAGTTCATCGATCGTTCCGTCCAAGTTGCGGACTGCGAACCAAGGCGTTTCGCGAAACGGTTGGCCCCAGTTTCCAATTTCGGCAGGACCGATTCGCAGCGAGTCCATCTGAAACTTGGGTTGAATGCGTTCGTCGCTGATTCGTTGACCATCGACATATTGCTGCACTCGCTTGGACGCAGGGTCATACACTGCGACCAAATGAAACCACTGCCCGCTCTTGGAGATGTCCCAAAATGGTTCGGTGAAGTACACATGATGCAGGCCAGCGTCTTTGACAACGCGTTGATCACGATCGTTGAAGAAGCTGACGCTCTGTGAATCATCAACCATCACAGAAAACATCAGCCGTCCGTCGTCGCGAATCTGCCAGTGGGGTTCACCGTTCTCGTAGCCGTCGCCCATGAACAACGCGCTGTAGCGTTGGTTGAGGTTGTCGATTTTCGCCCAACAAGCGAACGTGAATGCCTGGAAGTCACCATCGATTCGAGTGCGCACGCGGGATCCAGGTCGCTTGAAGTTCAGGCCTCGCGAAGCGGTTCCAAACCGTCCGGATACCAGGTCGACGGGGCCGACCAACAATCCATCTCGGGAGTCGCCGGTGTCGGCTCCGTTTCGAATCGTGCGTTGATCGAGTTCGGAGGTGGCGTAGTGGGCGATCAGCCGTTTGTCAGTTTGAATCGAACGCATCGACTCACGCCATTCTTCGTAGCGTTGCAGGGTTGCCGAACGGTCTCGTTGATACAAATCGGTCGCCGTGATCATGTGGTTGGTCTCTTCGCTGGAAGGCGATCCATGGAGAGTCCCTTTGTCGCCCGTGTGAAGATGCTGGCCGTCCAGCTTGCCGCCTCGCAACATGACTTCCCCATCGACCACTTCAACGCGAGCTGTGTCCGCGGTGACATCCATGGTGAATTCGGTGCCCAGATCAACAACTTCGGACTCAGCCGCCTTGACCAGGAACCCACGCGCCGCGGGTGGAACCGTCGCTCTCAACCGACCTTGAAGCACGCGAACCGACCAATCCGATTCAATATCCAAATTCGCGGGGCCTTCCACGATCAAGGTGGCGCCGCAGAAGAAATCGATCTCCGCGATTCCACTCTCAAATCGAAGGCGACCATTGGGCAAAACATCGCCGACCTTTGCCGGCAGGGAATCCGAAGGCCATTGAAGATCGACGGCACGCCGCAGCGTCGCGTGCCCCGCGATCTGCGATTCGGTGGCATCGGATTCGAAGTTCGCAATTTCAGTGATGGCAGGGGACGACAGGTGTTGCTTGCCCAACCAGTACGCCAGTCCACCGACCAGGATCAAAGCGGTCGCGGCAATCATCAGCGAACGAAACGCGAACACACTGGGCCAACGGTAGAGCGGTAACGTGATCTGCGGATCCGCATCCCGGGTTGAGTCGACGAGATTCGGAGTCGGGGACGCAGCGATCTCGTGAAGGGACTCGCTCAGATTGACCGCCTTCAAATACGCTTGTCGCGCTTCTTCACTCCCCTCAAGCAGGTCTTGCAGTTGGTCGAAGTCCTCCGCCGAGATCGTTTGGTCGATTGCTTGGTAGATCAGTTTTTGAATCGCATCATCCATGGCGAAGTTCCTGTTGCAGTTGTTTTTCGACGCATTGCTGGAGCGACGCACGCAAGACATTGAGTTGGTGATAGAGGCGTCGAGCCTTCTGTCCAGATTGTTTCGCAATGGAGGAGACCGATTGGCCAGGTGAGTGAACGCTCAGCACCAATTGGCGCTGAGATTCGCCGAGCTTTGCCAGGCAGCCTTCCATCGCGCGTCGTTCCTCTTCCAGTCGATCCAATTGTGGAAGGGCCGATGCTGCCAAGACATCCACCACCGAGTCGCGAAACACCAATCGGTCGCGACCCTGGTCTCGTTGCCAACTGAGGGTTTTGTAGCGAGCGATCACGCATGCCCAGCGAGCAAACTCGTCGGCTTGCCCAGAGTTCTGGGCTGCGAAGTCGTCAAACTTTCGCCAGCATTCGAGCGCTGTTTCCTGCACCACGTCTTCCACGCCGTCACGGCTTGGAAGCAGTGATCGCACGAACCGCCGAATCGACAAATCATGACGAGTCAGCAAGGCAACGAATTCGTTGTAGCGTTGCTCACGTTCGTTCGAATCGTCGATGCTGCTAGGCCGGTCGCTCGCCGCCATATCATGTTCCTCCACAAGGTCATTCCATGAGGACGCGGATTTACAAAGAAATTTGCAAACAACGGTGCCGATTTTCGCCGACGACGACCTACCCGGCGTCTTTCGCCCTACTTCAGGGTTTTCGCTGGTGGCATCTCAGATTGCATCGTGTCCCACATTGCCAATAAATCCTGCAAACGACTCGGGTGCGTTTCGGACAAGTTGTTGGACTCGCTGAGGTCCGCTTCAAGATTGAAGAGCTCGGTGGGTTGGTTTGAGCGAGCCTGGACAAATTTCCATTTGCCGTGGCGAAGTGCGCGAGCGCCGCGAGGCATTCTCCACCAAATCGTGCGATCGCTCTTGAAGGTGTCTCTGCCGATCCACGGCAAAACATTTGTGCCATCCGTTTCGAGCCGGGAGGATTCGCCGATAGCCAACGGCAGGAACGAAGCGGCGATATCGAGGCTCAGGATAGGAGCGTTTTCTTCCGCTCCCGCGGGGATCGTTCCAGGCATGCTCCACACCATTGGGATCCGCACGCCACCTTCGTAAAGACTGCCTTTGCCCCCTCGAAGCGGTGCGTTGCTGCTGGTCAATTCCGCGGTTGGGCCACCGTTGTCGCTGAAGAAGACCACCAGCGTTTCCTGGCGGAGGTTGAGATGATCGAGTGTCTCCAGGATTCGGCCAACACCGCGATCCAGTGCGATCAACATGCCGGCAAAGATTCGTCGCTGGGGATCTTGGATGTGTCGCATCGACTCATGGTCTTCCAGGGTCGCTTGCATGGGAGAATGCACTGCGTTGTAAGAGACCACCGTTGCAAAGGGGGACGAAGCGGATTGAGAGATGATTTCGACGGCTTCGTTGGTGATTGTGTCGGTCAGGTACTTCCAATCGTCGATCGGTTCGCTGCCATCGAGCACTGGATTGCCGGCGTCATACGCGGGTTCGTTGATTCGAGCGTAGTTTCCGCGAATCGTTTCGCCGTTTGTTTGAAACTGTCCTGCGGCAAGCGACGTGTCGCGAAGCATCGTCCGGACATTTTCAAAGGGAGGCCCTGGCACATAGTAGTGACCTTCGTGCAAGAAGCCGAAGAAGCGGTCAAAGCCTTTTGATGTTGGGACTTGGGATGGACGGGTGCCAAGGTGCCATTTGCCGATCAACGAAGTTCGATAGCCTGCCGCCTGGAGCTGCTGAACAAAGGTGGATTGTTCAGGTGGCAAACCCGCGTTGGGGTGACTGTTGCGATCGCCGGTTGGGTTGAGGTCGTACCCGAAACGCGATTGATAGCGTCCTGAGAGGAAACCAGCACGCGAAGGACTGCAGTACGACGACGTCACATACCCGCTCGTGCAACGAACGCCCGATCGCGCCAACGCGTCGATCGCAGGTGTGGGGATTTCATCGTCACCCATCATTCCAGTTTCACCATAGCCCAGGTCGTCGGCGATGATCACGACCAGATTGGGTGGGGAGGCCTTCGCAGGGTTTTGCATCCACGACAAGAAGCTTGCCAGAATCACACCGGCTGCAACTCGACCGACAATGGAGTTTGGGGGCAACGGTAGCATGAAGAGGCTGGGTCAGAGGGCTGGGTGGGGGAGTTTTAGTTTATCAGGGCCACAGGGCCACAGGGACTCAGGGACTCAGGGACTCAGGACTCAGGACTCAGGACTCAGGATGGTCGGCGCATGAAAAAACCGGGCGTCTGGGGGACGCCCGGTTCGTGTGTTTAGCAATTCGAAGCTGCGATCACTCGCCTTCGTTGGTGCTCGACGTGGTCGAGGCGGTTTCGCCGTCGCCGCCCAGCAGTGGGAACGATTCTTCGAGTGCCGAGACAGGTGCCTGCGACAGTTCTTCGAGTGCTTCGCGGCGGTAGTTGACTTCCGACTCTTGGAAGATTCGGAAACCGGTACCGGCGGGAATCAAGTGTCCCAGGATGACGTTCTCTTTCAGACCGACCAACTTGTCGACCTTGCCCGCCAAGGCGGCTTCAGTGAGCACCTTGGTGGTTTCTTGGAACGACGCTGCTGAGATGAACGAGTTCGACTGCACAGCCGCCTTGGTGATCCCGAGCAACTGGGTGCTGGCCGTTGCGCTCTTGCAACGTTTGCCCTTGGCAGGCGTGCCGCCCATCGCTTCGACTTCGGCGTTGGTTTGCTCGAACGCTTCCTTGGGCACGATGGTGCCTTCGGTGTAGTCCGTGTCACCTGGGTTGGCGATCTTGATGCACTTCTGCAAGTCCTGGTTGGCTTTGCGGAAGTGGAATCGGTCCATCACGCTACCTGGCAACAGGTTCGTGTCCCCGGCGTTCTCGATCTTCACCTTGCGAAGCATGCGGGCGATGATGATTTCGCCGTGCTTGTCGTTGATTTCCACACGCTGGCTGCGATAGACCTGTTGGATTTCGTGCAGCAGGTATTGCTGAACGGCTTCTTCCCCGGTCACACGCAGGATGTCGTGAGGAACCAAGGCCCCGTCGACCAGTGCTTGACCGGCCTTCACGATGTCGCCTGTGTGCACCAAGAAGTGCTTCCCGTGAGGCACCAGGTGCTCACGTTCGATGCCGGATTCGCTGCGGACGATGATCGTTCGCTTGCCCCGTTTGCGTTCGCTGAGGATTTCGACTTCGCCGTCGACTTCTGCGATCACAGCCGGATCCTTTGGCTTGCGAGCTTCGAAGATCTCGGTCACACGAGGCAGACCACCGGTGATGTCCGAGACGCCGCCCGTTTCACGAGGCATTTCGGCCAGGACCTTCCCGGGAATGACTTCGTCGCCTTCTTTGACCGAGATCGTTGCCCGTTCAGGCAAGTACTGAGCGTGAAGTGGGCGACCGGATTCATCTTCGATGACCAACTGAGGGTGCAAATCACCCTTGTGATCGATGATCGTCATCCGGGTGTTACCGCTGGCTTCCCGATCCAGTCGCATCGTTTCGCCTTCGACCACATCCTCGAAGCGAATCTTACCGGTCACTTCCGACAAAATCGGAATCGAGTACGGGTTCCATTCGCAGAGAACTTGGCCGGCGGTGACCTTGTCACCTTCTTTGACCATCAGCATGGCACCGGTTGGGATGTCATACGATTCGACTTCTCGGCCGCGATCGTCGACCAGCATGATCTGGCCGTTCCGCGTCAGAACGATGTCGCGACCTTCGGCGTTCGTCACGGCTTTCATTCGTGTCAGGCGAACTTCACCATCACGATTCGTTTTGATGTCCGACTCTTCGACCTGCTTGCTCACCGAACCACCGATGTGGAACGTCCGCATGGTCAGCTGTGTACCTGGCTCACCGATGGACTGAGCGGCGATGATGCCGACGGCCATGCCTTCTTCGACCATGGATCCGGTCGACATGTCCATTCCGTAGCAGCAGCGGCAAACACCCAGCGGTGCGTCGCAAGACATGGGTGTGCGGACCTGGATCTTTTCCAGTCCCATCGCTTCGATGTTGCGAGCGATTTCGGGGGTGATCATTTGATCCGCTTCCACGATCACTTCATCGGTGACCGGGTTGACGATCGATTTCAAGCTGACACGACCATTGATTGATTCTGCCAGCGAGACTTCGACCTTCTCACCACGGTAAACGACACCCTTGGTGATGCCCTGTGTGGTGCCGCAGTCATGCATGGTGACCACAACGTTTTGGGCCACGTCGGCGAGTTTCCGCGTGAGGTAACCGGAGTCAGCTGTTTTCAACGCCGTGTCGGCCAGACCCTTGCGGGCACCGTGCGTGGACGAGAAGTACTCGAGCACGGACAAGCCTTCACGGAAGTTTGCCTTGATGGGCGTTTCGATGATTTCACCGGTTGGCTTGGCCATCAGACCACGCATACCAGCGAGCTGACGAATCTGCTCGATACCGCCCCGTGCACCCGAGTGCGACATCAAGAACACAGGGTTGATGTACCAACCGCCTGGGCGAATGTCGTTTTCCATCGCCGTCATCATGTCTGCCGTGATGGCTTCCCGAGCGTGGGTCCAAGCATCAAGAACCTGGTTGTAACGTTCTTTGCCGGTCATCAAACCACGGTCATAAGCTTTCTTGTGCTTCATGACCTCTTTTTCAGCTTCCTTGATGAACTGCAATTTGGTGTCGGGGGTCACCAAGTCATCGGTCGCGAACGACAGACCACTGCGGGTGGATTCCCGGAAACCGGTTTGCATCATGTCATCGAGCAAGTGAATCGTCGCTTTTCGACCGAGACGTTGATAGCAGTCACTGATCGATTTCGCCAAGTCACCGCTACGCATGGCACGGTTGTAGAAATCCATCCCCACCGGCAGCATTTCGTTGAAGCGAACGCGGCCGGGAGTGGTGTCGATGACGGCACCGTATTCGCCGGTTTCGTCATCGGTTTTCAATTTTTGGTACTTCGGCAAACGCAATTTGATTCGCGTGTGCAATTTCACGACGCCTTGAGC
Proteins encoded:
- the hflC gene encoding protease modulator HflC, with the protein product MKRAFLPLAFLLLFLAAFLGLSSAYTVSETEQIIITQFGKPVGDPISEAGLHFKTPFIQEVTRIEKRILEWDGRPNEMPTKDKTYIVVDTFGRWRISDAKQFFLRLRDERSAQSRLDDILGSETRNAIAKHELIEVIRTTKDREPDVDATLVDAPGNIGMLYPITLGRAVIEREIFEKAASKLNDFGIELLDVRFKRINYNESVRRRIFERMISERQQIAERFRSEGAGEAAKIMGRSERDLLRIESEAYKTVQQIHGVADAKATEIYASAYNQSDESVDFYEFIMTMESYQEMLDQDSTLILTTGSDIFRFLKNVNRPNNAPAAR
- a CDS encoding DUF1501 domain-containing protein; the encoded protein is MTNPENLSAHGRRLLDRRSFLGTAGLSTAGLGLAGLLQSDGLLASDVGTAGGKTPIRPSIDPDKPYLPRPAHFDAPAKQVLVIFCPGAVSHVDTFDYKPALTKLHGQKPPGIPAVTFEGPTGNIAKPFWDFKPRGETGKMVSDLLPHLAEQVDDFCFLHSLNTDTSAHPQGENFLNTGFTMEGFPSFGSWVTYALGTENQELPAFVAINDPRGLARSGKNNFGNGFLPAAFQGTDFNAKNPPNNLHRPSRLSPDADHATVDLLQRLNAKHLELYPGDANLAGRIASYELAGKMQTSVPDVMDLSGETAATLKAYGVEGGSPVRGEYAKNCILARRLIEKGVRVVQLFNGSDPAGGNGITNWDSHSDIGKTHAMQAEIMDQPTAALIADMKQRGLLENTLVVWATEFGRMPFLQSNGTGRDHNPDAFTCFLTGAGVKKGFSYGESDEFGFKAAVNPTSVYDFNASLLHLMGLDHERLTFYHNGLERRLTNVHGSVIHDVMA
- a CDS encoding PSD1 and planctomycete cytochrome C domain-containing protein; its protein translation is MGGSKVRNPMQSKRLAAPLSLLILAACMVNVGVAEKVDYENDIAPILEDRCIYCHGEDEQESGLRLDSRPHMLRGGDSGLPALVPGHPEKSYVMNVIQHLDEDMAMPPDDDQLAAEEIELISRWISEGAVWPGQMDAVLKLESDHWAFQPVVRPEIPVIPETNDRAKTETQQPVDAFLRSRLAEEGLDYSDPAEPRWLIRRLAIVLTGLPPTPEESETFVRDFSAQGDVAYEQAVDRLLQSPHFGERWAQHWLDVIRWSETNGSEANLYRKNAWVYRDYVVRSFNEDKPYDQFVQEQIAGDSMGAGEATGYLVAGPHVPAATVGREPTAIRQARADRMDEIMQTVGASVMGVTVGCARCHNHKFDPVTIQDYYSMTAVFQDVEFGSRHPEFSEDHPLRKRGKELWQQIQTQREKLRDDGGWEEDWGAYRELHFPATTTTAVRIRFKTPNLGLDELEVLGPHGLNRNLADAREGTRVTGFPEEGTDGRNPIERINDGEFGTMAWRTKLDAKDEERPWVQFDFQGPQTINRLRLSNNREYFYDTDYLNKKPFLPKYQFDMDIMQEDGTWQPWTGTWAVGEKLLKKNPERKQIIADIQGLIDQLSEEGPQPSFVGRFVEPVETRVLLRGSPESPHDEVMPAAPEIFAGDLGLDSTAPGPKRRREFAKWLTSPDNPLTARVMVNRVWHHVFGSGIVPTTSDFGRAGAPPTHPELLDWLADEFISPADGETPAWSVKPLLRMLVMSSAFRQSSLPNEQGLQQDAGSALLWRFPPRRMEAEVIRDSILMASGSIDLRIGGRSYRIHNEKATYAQWEVVNNHGSETWRRMLYQERMRRVDDQIFTAFDFPDCGQVRAKRPVSTTPLQALNLMNSDFVLEQSDRIAERALLESNDDLDLAIDRCFELLLGRSSTEFERSACRNMARDGELALVCRALINSNELAFLP